The Poriferisphaera corsica DNA segment CCTGAGATATCGCAATCTCAGACCCTTGGATGCTTAAAACTTCGCAAATTATTTCGCTATTAATAAATATCCCATTTATTGCCTTCAGAAGCATTCAAATGGTCATGCCACCCCAATTCCGCAGAACTAAATGCATCAATCGTTTGATCAGACTTCGTAGCGACTGACTCACCGTGTCCATCTACAAAACCGACATTAATACCAAATGAACTATGACGTGCATGAAGCGATTTCGTGTAAGTCGTAGCGAACGATGATGGCAATGTTCCGCTACCTTCAACTGTTGTCAATGAATGACTATCCGCGAACAGCACTGTTTCTGTACCGTTTCTGACTTCACTCTGACGCCTCGAATACTGATATCGCTCAGGTTCACTTCTAAGCCGACTTCCCGTTTCAAGACCTGCCCCATTAAACTCATTCTGATATGTCAATGTCGCCAACCAGTTCGCATTGATTCCGTAATGCGATCGCTTCCACTTAACACTATCTAGCTCATCCAATGGTGCTCGACTAATATCATTACTTCCATCTAAACCTTCACCAAATCGTGGACAAACAAACAAATCTCTATTCGCACCATGACTCTTAGTCAACAACGATGTCCACCACGCCATCCCCGGATCCACCGTTTGCCAACCATTTCTACCGTCATTCGGCTTCTCTTGGTGAAGCGTGTTCGTATTGATAAAGAACGAATCATTATCCGTTGAATACGCAAAATGCACCGTCAGTAACTGCCGCACATTGCTTAGACAGCTTATATCCTGAGCCGCTTTTCTTGCTGCACCTAATGCAGGCAATAAAATGCCAATTAACAATGCGATGATTGATATGACTACTAATAATTCAATTAATGTAAATGCTTTTTTCATATGACATCTCATAAATTACAATCCTCTCTTATGTGTACCTGCTATGACACAGCCAACATCCTGAATAGGCGCTGCTCGACAAATACATATGTTTTTTAGTACAGACACTAGGTAGGCTTAAAGAACTACATCACTTCAAGAACGATAGAATTGTAAGATGAACCACCTCAATTAAGAATAACTAGATTGCAACACTTCATTGCGCAAAACAATTAAAATGTGCATTATCGAACACACAATCTCTATTAATCGGCAATATTGACTGTAAATTTAACATAATCGATCACACCCAAATACAACTCT contains these protein-coding regions:
- a CDS encoding type II secretion system protein; its protein translation is MKKAFTLIELLVVISIIALLIGILLPALGAARKAAQDISCLSNVRQLLTVHFAYSTDNDSFFINTNTLHQEKPNDGRNGWQTVDPGMAWWTSLLTKSHGANRDLFVCPRFGEGLDGSNDISRAPLDELDSVKWKRSHYGINANWLATLTYQNEFNGAGLETGSRLRSEPERYQYSRRQSEVRNGTETVLFADSHSLTTVEGSGTLPSSFATTYTKSLHARHSSFGINVGFVDGHGESVATKSDQTIDAFSSAELGWHDHLNASEGNKWDIY